The Aquila chrysaetos chrysaetos chromosome 6, bAquChr1.4, whole genome shotgun sequence genome window below encodes:
- the LOC115342984 gene encoding forkhead box protein E3-like, with product MGEADPGEPAAVDSRGAAAEPLQKPPYSYVALIAMAIRASPEQRLPLSGIYAYIAGRFPYYRGGPKGWQNSVRHNLSLNPCFRRLPRRAAPPAAPRRGGDWVLDPAFHDMFPGGDYRRRRRPRRQTPPPPPPPPPPPPPPAAAVPWLAPPPPAGCPHGPCAALALPLPRGCRCGEVAGWGPPAILGPPQGLPAWPLAGGAGARAVLRPADLDLGISSDLGGKVPSSFK from the coding sequence ATGGGGGAGGCGGACCCCGGCGAGCCGGCGGCGGTGGACAgccggggggctgcggcggaACCGCTGCAGAAACCGCCTTACTCCTACGTGGCGCTGATCGCCATGGCCATCCGGGCCAGCCCCGAGCAGCGGCTTCCCCTCAGCGGTATCTACGCCTACATCGCCGGGCGCTTCCCCTACTACCGCGGCGGTCCCAAGGGCTGGCAGAACAGCGTCCGCCACAACCTCAGCCTCAACCCCTGCTTCCGCCGCCtgccccgccgcgccgctccccccgccgctccccgccgcggcggggacTGGGTGCTGGATCCCGCCTTCCACGACATGTTCCCGGGGGGGGActaccgccgccgccgccgcccgcgccgacaaacaccccccccgccgccgccgcctcctcctcctcctcctcctcccgccgccgccgttcCCTGGCTGgctccgccgcctcccgccggtTGCCCGCACGGTCCCTGCGCGGCGCTGGCGCTGCCGTTGCCCCGGGGATGCCGCTGCGGCGAGGTGGCCGGTTGGGGCCCCCCCGCCATCCTGGGACCGCCGCAGGGGTTGCCCGCCTGGCCGCTTGCCGGCGGCGCCGGGGCGAGGGCTGTTCTGCGCCCGGCGGACCTGGATCTCGGGATCAGCAGCGACCTGGGGGGGAAGGTGCCCTCCTCCTTTAAATAA